A single region of the Candidatus Marinimicrobia bacterium CG08_land_8_20_14_0_20_45_22 genome encodes:
- a CDS encoding excinuclease ABC subunit B (The UvrABC repair system catalyzes the recognition and processing of DNA lesions. The beta-hairpin of the Uvr-B subunit is inserted between the strands, where it probes for the presence of a lesion): MTDFKLNTNFKPTGDQPQAIAELTAGVRRGDPFQTLLGVTGSGKTFTMAHVIQNVQKPTLIISHNKTLAAQLYGEFKTFFPENAVEYFISFYDYYQPEAYLPVTDTYIEKDSSINDEIDKLRLRTTSSLISRKDVIVIASVSCIYGIGSPEEYSKYIVLLKKGQRISIRSVFLQLVDILYSRNDLVLERGTFRARGDVVEIQPAYEDFGYRIEFFGDEIERLYTFTPLTGEIISELDNIVVFPAKHFISSEETVKRALDTIEKELDVRLLELKEAGKLLEAQRIDQRTRFDVEMIREVGYCSGIENYSRHFSGRKPGQQPFTLMDFFPKDYLLFIDESHATLPQIRAMYNGDRSRKEILVEYGFRLPSALDNRPLKFSEFEQMINQVVFVSATPTDFELEKCKGVVVEQIIRPTGLLDPEIFIQPSKHQIDHLIEEIVKTTSRKERALVTTLTKRMAEDLAEYLQGTGLRVRYLHSEIKALDRVGILRDLRLGEFDVLVGINLLREGLDLPEVSLVAILDADKEGFLRSARSLMQVSGRAARNINGKVIFYADEITDSMRKVIDEVNRRRITQQKYNEEHGIVPKTIYKSVADVMMTTAVADMKPTEFQKKEKSDDRYRSQMDDLELIELLKREMTTASENLEFERAAELRDEILRLSKNKKTAFERNAY; this comes from the coding sequence ATGACAGACTTTAAGTTGAATACGAATTTTAAGCCGACCGGCGATCAGCCGCAGGCAATAGCCGAACTAACCGCGGGCGTCCGTCGGGGAGATCCGTTTCAAACTCTGCTGGGAGTGACCGGTTCGGGAAAAACATTTACGATGGCTCATGTGATACAAAATGTCCAGAAGCCGACGCTGATCATTTCTCACAACAAGACGCTCGCCGCGCAACTGTACGGTGAATTCAAGACGTTTTTCCCGGAAAACGCCGTTGAATATTTCATTTCGTTTTACGATTATTACCAGCCGGAAGCTTATCTGCCGGTGACGGATACATACATCGAAAAAGATTCGTCGATCAACGACGAGATCGACAAACTTCGGTTGAGGACGACCAGTTCGCTCATCAGTCGGAAAGACGTCATCGTGATCGCGAGCGTTTCCTGCATTTACGGCATCGGCTCGCCGGAAGAATACTCGAAGTATATCGTCCTGTTGAAAAAAGGACAGCGTATCAGCATTCGCTCGGTTTTCCTGCAATTAGTTGACATTCTATATTCGCGCAACGATCTGGTACTGGAACGCGGTACTTTTCGGGCGCGCGGCGACGTCGTTGAGATTCAGCCTGCTTACGAAGATTTCGGATACCGGATTGAGTTCTTCGGCGACGAAATCGAGCGTCTCTACACGTTTACACCGCTGACCGGTGAGATCATTTCGGAATTGGACAATATCGTCGTCTTTCCCGCAAAGCATTTCATCTCGTCCGAGGAAACTGTCAAACGCGCTCTGGATACGATCGAAAAGGAATTGGACGTTCGCCTGCTGGAGTTGAAGGAAGCGGGAAAACTCCTCGAAGCGCAGAGAATCGACCAGCGAACACGCTTTGACGTCGAAATGATCCGGGAGGTCGGTTACTGTAGCGGGATCGAGAATTATTCCCGGCATTTTTCGGGTAGAAAACCGGGGCAACAGCCATTCACGCTCATGGACTTCTTCCCGAAGGATTATCTTCTGTTCATCGACGAGTCGCACGCAACGTTGCCGCAGATTCGGGCAATGTATAACGGCGATCGGAGCCGCAAGGAAATTCTCGTCGAATATGGTTTTCGCCTGCCGTCAGCGCTGGACAACCGCCCACTGAAATTTTCCGAGTTCGAGCAGATGATAAATCAGGTGGTTTTCGTTTCGGCGACGCCGACGGATTTCGAACTGGAAAAATGTAAAGGCGTCGTCGTCGAACAGATCATTCGCCCGACGGGATTATTGGATCCGGAAATCTTCATCCAGCCAAGCAAACATCAGATCGATCATTTGATCGAGGAGATCGTCAAAACGACTTCCCGAAAAGAACGTGCGCTGGTCACGACGCTGACGAAACGGATGGCGGAAGACCTCGCCGAATACCTGCAGGGAACCGGATTGCGCGTCCGGTATCTTCATTCGGAAATCAAGGCGCTGGATAGGGTCGGCATTCTGCGCGATCTGCGATTGGGAGAATTCGATGTTCTCGTCGGAATCAATCTCCTGAGAGAAGGACTCGATCTGCCGGAAGTTTCATTGGTGGCGATTCTCGACGCCGACAAAGAAGGATTCCTCCGATCGGCGCGGTCGCTGATGCAGGTTTCGGGACGCGCCGCGCGGAATATCAACGGGAAGGTCATTTTCTATGCCGACGAGATCACCGATTCGATGCGAAAAGTCATCGACGAAGTCAATCGCAGGAGAATCACCCAACAAAAATACAATGAAGAACACGGCATCGTTCCCAAAACAATTTACAAATCCGTCGCGGACGTCATGATGACGACCGCAGTCGCTGATATGAAACCGACCGAATTTCAGAAAAAGGAAAAATCCGACGATCGCTACCGTTCACAGATGGACGATCTTGAACTGATCGAGTTGCTGAAACGCGAGATGACAACGGCTTCGGAAAACCTCGAATTCGAGCGCGCGGCGGAACTTCGTGACGAGATTCTTCGTTTGTCTAAGAACAAGAAAACCGCTTTCGAGCGGAATGCTTATTAG
- a CDS encoding phosphoribosylamine--glycine ligase has product MNLKKKVLVIGGGGREHAIVWKLSQSPTVEKIFCAPGNSGTAHIAENIAIIESDIERLLKFARENRIDLTIVGPEAPLMAGIVDTFRDAGLAIFGPTKAAAQLEGSKAFAKEFMKRHNIPTASFQICQSRRETENVVAGKVFPYVIKVDGLAAGKGALVIQNKADLSAALAEIYTENKFGKAAEKVVIEDFLIGEELSVFAVTDGNRYVVLHSAQDHKRIFDGDLGPNTGGMGAYSPAPLGSKSVLEKIEEKVIRPVLDGMRTEGTPYTGVLYCGLMIDNGELSVVEFNARFGDPETQVVIPLIASDFAELLYGTATGKLDKTTFSLSNRFAACVVLASKGYPGSYEKGKQIYGIDDSFADPDQTLFIAGAKFDGTSWITTGGRVFGVTAISDSLESAIDLAYRRVAGIHFDGIQFRTDIGKKAFQTKN; this is encoded by the coding sequence ATGAATTTGAAAAAAAAGGTATTGGTCATTGGCGGAGGCGGGCGGGAACATGCGATCGTCTGGAAACTTTCGCAATCGCCGACTGTCGAGAAAATATTTTGCGCGCCGGGAAATTCCGGAACTGCGCATATCGCCGAAAATATCGCCATTATCGAATCCGACATCGAACGACTTCTGAAATTTGCGCGTGAGAACCGAATCGATTTGACGATCGTTGGTCCGGAAGCGCCGTTGATGGCGGGAATTGTCGATACATTTCGCGACGCCGGACTCGCGATTTTTGGGCCGACGAAAGCCGCCGCTCAGTTGGAAGGAAGCAAAGCGTTTGCAAAAGAATTCATGAAGCGACACAACATTCCAACGGCTTCGTTCCAGATTTGCCAATCCCGCCGGGAAACTGAAAATGTCGTCGCCGGGAAAGTTTTTCCGTATGTCATAAAGGTTGACGGACTTGCCGCCGGAAAAGGCGCACTCGTGATTCAGAACAAGGCGGATTTGAGTGCGGCGCTGGCGGAGATTTACACGGAAAACAAGTTCGGAAAAGCGGCGGAGAAAGTCGTGATCGAGGATTTTTTAATAGGCGAAGAACTATCCGTTTTTGCAGTCACGGATGGAAATCGCTACGTAGTTTTGCATTCGGCGCAGGATCATAAGCGAATTTTCGACGGCGATTTAGGTCCGAACACCGGCGGAATGGGCGCCTATTCGCCTGCGCCGCTCGGCTCGAAATCAGTTCTTGAAAAAATTGAGGAAAAAGTCATTCGGCCGGTTTTGGATGGAATGCGCACGGAAGGAACGCCTTATACCGGTGTTTTGTACTGCGGATTGATGATCGATAACGGCGAGCTGTCCGTCGTTGAGTTCAATGCGCGATTCGGCGATCCAGAAACGCAGGTAGTCATTCCGCTCATCGCGTCGGACTTTGCGGAATTGCTTTATGGCACGGCGACTGGAAAACTTGACAAGACTACTTTTTCTTTGTCGAACCGTTTTGCCGCCTGCGTCGTTCTCGCGTCGAAAGGTTATCCCGGTTCGTATGAAAAAGGAAAACAAATCTATGGAATAGACGACAGTTTTGCCGATCCGGATCAAACGCTTTTCATCGCAGGCGCCAAATTCGACGGAACGTCTTGGATCACGACCGGCGGGAGAGTTTTCGGCGTGACGGCGATCTCGGACTCGCTCGAATCGGCGATCGATTTGGCATATCGGCGCGTTGCCGGAATCCATTTCGACGGAATACAATTTCGGACGGACATCGGAAAAAAAGCATTTCAAACGAAAAATTGA